One Lycium barbarum isolate Lr01 chromosome 5, ASM1917538v2, whole genome shotgun sequence genomic window carries:
- the LOC132639493 gene encoding uncharacterized protein LOC132639493, translating into MRVNKQAIIKFSIGKYQDDILCDVVPMQACHLLLGRPWQFDVDAQHSGRTNKYSFVVKGKKYILNPLTPYEVSEDYRVMRELQEKYQREEKEKSEKETLLVISGEGISQDGSKKCLLAKPSNCLKGVDERHFMVCLVNKDLLLNTNQATSTFPSSMSSLLQEYEALFPEEMPDGLPPLRGIEHQIDFVPGSQIPNKPTYRSNPEETK; encoded by the coding sequence ATGAGGGTCAACAAGCAAGCCATTATCAAATTTAGCATTGGAAAGTACCAAGATGATATTTTGTGTGATGTGGTACCCATGCAAGCTTGTCATCTATTGCTTGGAAgaccttggcaatttgatgttgATGCCCAACATAGTGGGAGAACTAACAAGTACTCATTTGTGGTCAAGGGGAAGAAGTACATTCTTAACCCATTAACCCCTTACGAAGTGAGTGAGGATTATAGAGTGATGAGGGAGCTTCAAGAGAAGTATCAAAGGGAAGAAAAAGAGAAGAGTGAGAAGGAGACTTTGTTGGTCATAAGTGGAGAGGGAATATCTCAAGATGGTTCCAAGAAATGTTTGTTGGCCAAACCAAGTAATTGCTTGAAAGGGGTTGACGAGAGACACTTCATGGTGTGTCTTGTCAACAAGGATCTTCTCTTAAATACTAACCAAGCTACTAGCACTTTTCCTAGTAGTATGTcgtctcttttgcaggaatatgaAGCCTTGTTTCCGGAGGAAATGCCCGATGGCTTACCTCCCTTGAGAGGTATTGAGCACCAAATCGACTTTGTACCgggttcccaaattcccaacaaacCGACTTATAGGAGCAACCCAGAAGAAACAAAATAA